In a single window of the Acyrthosiphon pisum isolate AL4f chromosome X, pea_aphid_22Mar2018_4r6ur, whole genome shotgun sequence genome:
- the LOC100569711 gene encoding uncharacterized protein LOC100569711, whose amino-acid sequence MAHNGNYNGPKHSRPDDDSDGISLLSGDVNSVNKNDDGSNTDCGKSKIEDSDVPTTITDTDENENAKKLAAFDKKVLRTEVVDEKMGWPPCLLIEYNRSVKMSPRELKNLILNKSAEFMATHGKSHISSKPSAQSKTPPKK is encoded by the exons atgGCGCACAATGGCAATTATAATGGCCCAAAGCATTCCAGACCAGACGACGACAGTGACGGCATTTCTCTATTGTCTGGTGATGTCAATTCagttaataaaaatgatgatGGCTCAAATACAGATTGTGGTAAGAGTAAAATCGAAGACAGCGATGTACCAACAACCATTACTGACACAGATGAAAACGAAAACGCTAAGAAATTAGCAGCGTTTGACAAGAAAGTATTGCGTACTGAAGTAGTCGATGAGAAGATGGGTTGGCCACCATGTTTattg ATTGAATACAATCGGTCGGTCAAAATGTCTCCACGAGAGCTTAAAAACTTGATCTTAAATAAATCTGCTGAATTCATGGCCACGCATGGCAAATCACATATTTCTTCGAAACCCTCAGCCCAATCCAAGACACCAccaaaaaaatga